The following are encoded in a window of Acidobacteriota bacterium genomic DNA:
- a CDS encoding glycosyltransferase family 4 protein translates to MRILHVADRLSGRGGADLALLGLLDALSDDHDLHLAAGRDDGNVSPPCPLSIVPGLDSRTRAEAALDSVLARVRPDLVHVHNVVNPAVLEWASRVDALMTVQDHRFFCPGRGKWTLDGRVCGDPMRREVCVGCFDDSTYFEETLRLTADRLEPLKRMRLTVLSAYMRCELIRVGVPADRITVVPPVAYGLDLAARADGPPCVLFVGRAVEAKGIGDAIEAWRRSRSVLPFVVAGTGPLRQEIETAGIEVLGWLDRRRLCAAYRRAAVVVLPSRWQEPFGIVGLEALTLGTAVAAWDSGGVREWHPGGELLAPWGDVDALARAIRVGPGCRVDSPRGFERDLLIRRMEAVYAAN, encoded by the coding sequence ATGCGGATCCTTCACGTCGCGGATCGGCTGAGCGGCCGCGGGGGCGCCGACCTGGCCCTGCTCGGGCTGCTCGACGCGCTGTCGGACGACCACGACCTGCATCTCGCCGCAGGCCGCGACGACGGGAACGTGTCCCCGCCCTGCCCGCTGAGCATCGTGCCGGGACTCGACTCCAGAACTCGCGCCGAGGCCGCACTCGACTCCGTTCTGGCGCGGGTGCGCCCCGACCTGGTGCACGTGCACAACGTGGTCAACCCCGCGGTGCTGGAATGGGCTTCGCGCGTGGATGCGCTCATGACGGTCCAGGACCACCGCTTCTTCTGCCCCGGACGCGGGAAGTGGACCCTGGACGGCCGCGTCTGCGGCGACCCGATGCGGCGCGAGGTCTGCGTCGGCTGCTTCGACGACTCGACGTATTTCGAAGAGACCCTCCGGCTCACGGCGGACCGCCTGGAGCCCTTGAAGCGGATGCGGCTGACCGTGCTGTCGGCCTATATGCGGTGCGAATTGATCCGGGTGGGCGTTCCGGCGGACCGGATCACGGTGGTCCCACCCGTCGCGTACGGCCTGGACCTTGCCGCGCGGGCCGACGGTCCGCCGTGCGTCCTCTTCGTGGGGCGGGCAGTCGAGGCCAAGGGCATCGGCGACGCGATCGAGGCCTGGCGGCGCTCACGGTCTGTCCTGCCCTTCGTCGTCGCCGGCACCGGGCCGTTGCGTCAGGAGATCGAGACCGCGGGCATCGAGGTGCTCGGCTGGCTCGACCGCCGGCGCCTCTGCGCGGCGTACCGGCGCGCCGCGGTGGTGGTGCTGCCCTCTCGCTGGCAGGAGCCGTTCGGCATCGTCGGGCTGGAGGCCCTGACTCTCGGTACGGCGGTCGCCGCGTGGGACAGCGGCGGGGTGCGCGAGTGGCACCCGGGAGGCGAGTTGCTGGCGCCCTGGGGCGACGTCGACGCGCTGGCCCGGGCCATCCGTGTCGGACCCGGCTGCCGCGTCGATTCCCCGCGCGGGTTCGAGCGCGACCTCCTCATCCGCAGGATGGAAGCCGTGTACGCGGCGAACTGA
- a CDS encoding PQQ-binding-like beta-propeller repeat protein: MRAPDRRRPTVRGWSLGVSFGAVVALAFVPATVAGQQQQQRRTPAGYTAEQADAGFEAYQQRCAVCHGANLDDGPFAPPLRGAVFRETWLPRSVEALFRLTAETMPQDLPGTLDDYTVTELVALMLQENGVEPGAAALPSDPTLMAGLSPGWSSLGGGLSPGASLPPWPAPWNPLDTMQPVTDEMLHDPPAEDWLLWRRTYGAYGFSPLDRIDKKNVADLRVAWSWALPQGPNESTPIVHDGVLFVHGYGDRVQALNAANGDFLWQYTRRLPRDVSPSLKRGMSIHGDRLFVPTSDAHVVALDAKTGNVVWDTQVGDLDAGLRMTGGTLVARGKVMVGTMGRHAGGNYVVALDVETGEEAWRFGTIPAPDDPGGHTWNGIPHVERNGASVWIPGSYDPVSNLAFFGTGNTYDTAPLRDPTGPPGTNNDGLYLDATLALNPDTGELAWHFQHQANGQWDLDWAFERQIAELPFGGESKSVVVTIGKQAIFDFVETATGEYVSSIDLGLQTGITYIDPVTGRKTQDPTLIPGDGETKRLCPHVGGGRSWQPTAYDPGTHIAYIPIIEACMDLVPVGEGERGSLTTGVRWTVRPRPESDGRYGRLEAIDLATGETAWISRQRAPQTTAALATAGGLVFAGSLDRRISAYDAATGDRLWATRLTEVPNAPPITYAVDGRQYVAVIVGSGGYLTRAYSMLAPEIRNPPDRAAALFVFALPDDDATVSNAP, translated from the coding sequence ATGCGCGCACCGGATCGACGTCGCCCCACCGTTCGCGGTTGGAGCCTGGGAGTCTCCTTCGGCGCAGTTGTCGCCCTCGCGTTCGTTCCCGCGACGGTCGCGGGCCAACAACAGCAGCAACGGCGTACCCCGGCCGGCTACACCGCCGAACAGGCGGATGCGGGCTTCGAGGCGTACCAGCAGCGCTGCGCCGTGTGTCACGGCGCGAACCTGGACGACGGCCCGTTCGCACCGCCGCTGCGGGGCGCCGTCTTCCGCGAGACATGGCTGCCCCGCTCGGTGGAGGCGCTGTTCCGGCTGACCGCCGAGACCATGCCGCAGGACCTGCCGGGCACCCTCGACGACTATACGGTGACCGAACTCGTCGCCCTGATGCTGCAGGAGAACGGCGTGGAGCCGGGCGCCGCGGCCCTGCCGTCCGATCCCACCCTGATGGCCGGCCTGTCGCCGGGATGGAGCTCGTTGGGCGGTGGCCTCTCGCCGGGCGCGTCCCTGCCACCGTGGCCGGCCCCGTGGAACCCCCTGGACACCATGCAGCCGGTCACCGACGAGATGCTGCACGATCCGCCGGCCGAGGACTGGCTGCTGTGGCGGCGCACCTATGGCGCCTACGGCTTCAGCCCGCTGGATCGGATCGACAAGAAGAACGTGGCTGACCTGCGCGTCGCCTGGTCGTGGGCGCTGCCGCAGGGCCCGAACGAGTCGACGCCCATCGTGCACGACGGCGTGCTGTTCGTGCACGGCTACGGCGATCGGGTCCAGGCGCTCAACGCCGCCAACGGCGACTTCCTCTGGCAGTACACCCGGCGCCTGCCCCGCGACGTCTCCCCGAGCCTGAAGCGCGGGATGTCGATCCACGGCGACCGCCTCTTCGTCCCGACCTCCGACGCTCACGTCGTGGCGCTCGACGCGAAGACGGGCAACGTCGTCTGGGATACGCAGGTCGGCGACCTCGACGCCGGTCTGCGGATGACCGGCGGGACGCTGGTGGCGCGCGGGAAGGTGATGGTCGGCACCATGGGGCGGCACGCGGGCGGCAACTACGTCGTGGCCCTCGACGTCGAGACCGGCGAGGAGGCGTGGCGCTTCGGAACCATACCGGCGCCGGACGATCCCGGCGGACACACCTGGAACGGCATCCCCCATGTCGAGCGCAACGGCGCCTCGGTGTGGATCCCCGGCAGCTACGACCCGGTCAGCAACCTGGCGTTCTTCGGCACCGGCAACACCTACGACACCGCGCCGCTGCGCGATCCGACAGGACCGCCCGGCACCAACAACGACGGGCTGTACCTCGACGCGACACTGGCCCTGAATCCCGACACGGGAGAACTCGCCTGGCACTTCCAGCACCAGGCCAACGGGCAGTGGGATCTCGACTGGGCGTTCGAGCGGCAGATCGCGGAGCTGCCTTTCGGCGGCGAATCGAAGAGTGTCGTCGTCACCATCGGCAAGCAGGCGATCTTCGACTTCGTGGAGACGGCGACCGGCGAGTACGTCTCGTCCATCGACCTGGGCCTGCAGACCGGCATCACCTACATCGACCCGGTCACCGGCCGCAAGACGCAGGATCCGACCCTGATTCCGGGCGACGGCGAGACCAAGCGGCTCTGCCCGCACGTCGGGGGCGGCCGGAGCTGGCAGCCGACCGCCTACGACCCGGGCACGCACATCGCGTACATTCCGATCATCGAGGCGTGCATGGACCTGGTGCCCGTCGGCGAAGGCGAACGCGGCAGCCTGACCACCGGCGTCCGCTGGACGGTCCGGCCGCGGCCGGAGAGCGACGGGCGGTACGGACGGCTGGAAGCCATCGACCTGGCGACCGGGGAGACCGCGTGGATTTCGCGCCAGCGCGCGCCGCAGACCACCGCCGCGCTTGCCACCGCTGGCGGCCTGGTCTTCGCCGGCTCGCTCGACCGGCGCATCAGCGCCTACGACGCCGCCACCGGCGACCGGCTCTGGGCGACGCGGCTAACCGAAGTGCCGAACGCCCCCCCGATCACCTACGCAGTGGACGGGCGGCAGTACGTCGCCGTCATCGTCGGCAGCGGCGGTTACCTCACGCGCGCCTACTCGATGCTGGCCCCGGAGATCCGGAACCCGCCGGACCGCGCCGCGGCGCTGTTCGTGTTCGCACTCCCGGATGATGACGCCACGGTCTCGAACGCACCGTAG
- a CDS encoding lipocalin-like domain-containing protein, with protein sequence MMTPRSRTHRSRYTVPITRERRRSSMRNLRIALIAIVVGLPFALGGCAAETPAPAAEEAAVDAAGPRDPFVGTYELIGRNVKDENGEYVPVEDFNSLGYITYSDRGYMAVNVMPLDREPFADGSNPTPEEVQVALQGYTGYYGPFSVHEDEDGGYLIHHRTGQINPGGEVDAKRYYDLVDDKLILTPASDTGMKHDANRQVVWQRLPDVELSEEAQRFLGHRELLYTTRYTVQDGEPVEDGERNESRAGSVILYTPTGHMMVHLMAREGRTPYAGDTPTPEESMAAYRTYGGYFGRFTVHEDADPIYVVHHQEGRSRPTTGVTDAERLYQLDGDVLRLGGRPSENEDGDLAGGHLYWELMPHREE encoded by the coding sequence ATGATGACGCCACGGTCTCGAACGCACCGTAGCCGATACACTGTACCAATCACACGCGAACGAAGGAGAAGCAGCATGCGGAACCTGAGAATCGCCCTCATCGCCATCGTCGTCGGTCTGCCCTTCGCGCTAGGGGGGTGCGCCGCCGAGACTCCCGCCCCGGCCGCGGAGGAAGCGGCCGTCGACGCCGCCGGTCCGCGCGATCCCTTCGTGGGAACGTACGAGCTCATCGGACGCAACGTGAAGGACGAGAACGGCGAGTACGTCCCGGTGGAGGACTTCAACTCGCTCGGCTACATCACCTACAGCGACCGGGGGTACATGGCCGTCAACGTCATGCCTCTGGACCGCGAGCCCTTCGCCGACGGCAGCAACCCGACGCCGGAGGAGGTGCAGGTGGCGCTGCAGGGCTACACCGGGTACTACGGCCCCTTCTCCGTCCACGAGGACGAGGACGGCGGGTACCTGATCCACCACCGCACCGGGCAGATCAACCCCGGCGGCGAGGTGGACGCCAAGCGCTACTACGACCTCGTGGACGACAAGCTCATCCTCACCCCCGCGTCCGACACCGGGATGAAGCACGACGCCAACCGCCAGGTCGTGTGGCAGCGGCTGCCGGACGTGGAGCTGTCGGAGGAGGCGCAGCGTTTCCTCGGACACCGCGAGCTCCTGTACACCACCCGATACACGGTGCAGGACGGGGAGCCGGTCGAGGACGGCGAGCGGAACGAGAGCCGCGCCGGGTCGGTCATTCTCTACACGCCGACCGGCCATATGATGGTGCACCTGATGGCGCGCGAGGGTCGCACCCCGTACGCGGGCGACACCCCGACCCCGGAAGAGTCCATGGCCGCCTACCGGACCTATGGCGGGTACTTCGGACGCTTCACCGTCCATGAGGACGCCGACCCGATATACGTCGTCCACCACCAGGAGGGCAGGTCACGGCCGACCACCGGGGTGACCGACGCCGAGCGGCTCTACCAGTTGGACGGCGACGTCCTGCGACTGGGCGGCCGGCCGAGCGAGAACGAGGACGGCGACCTCGCGGGCGGACACCTCTACTGGGAGCTGATGCCGCACCGGGAGGAGTAG
- a CDS encoding cupin domain-containing protein, whose translation MSWKLRERLRVGLLVGVVATVAVVWIGQPTASGQENPFTGTSFRLDAGDVRVSSRGFEAGARTHWHTHSEQLLFVKEGGLRYQVEGQPVRDIGLHETAHLPRGVRHWHGAIPGEALTHVSITFPNEAGEHLTIEWLEPVTDEVYGSGAGQ comes from the coding sequence ATGAGCTGGAAGCTGCGGGAACGGTTGCGCGTCGGGCTGTTGGTGGGAGTCGTCGCGACGGTCGCGGTCGTCTGGATCGGCCAGCCGACGGCGTCCGGCCAGGAGAATCCCTTCACCGGGACCTCCTTCCGGCTCGATGCGGGGGACGTCCGCGTGTCGTCGCGCGGCTTCGAGGCCGGCGCCCGGACGCATTGGCACACGCACAGCGAGCAGTTGCTGTTCGTCAAGGAGGGCGGCCTGCGCTACCAGGTCGAGGGCCAGCCGGTCCGGGACATCGGCCTGCACGAGACCGCGCACCTGCCCCGCGGCGTCCGCCACTGGCACGGTGCGATCCCCGGCGAGGCGCTGACGCACGTCTCGATCACGTTCCCGAACGAGGCCGGCGAGCACCTGACCATCGAGTGGCTCGAGCCGGTGACGGACGAGGTGTACGGCAGCGGCGCGGGGCAGTGA